In Aeromicrobium wangtongii, the DNA window CTGCGACCGCTTGGTCGTGGTGATGATGCCCGTGGGCACGCCCAGGGCGCCGGACTGGGCGCTGAGCGAGTTGTAGCGCGAGCGGACCACGTCGCCGATCGAGTAGGTGCCCATCGGCGAGGAGATGATGTCGATCTTCTTGTACCGCGCCTTCGTGCCGCCCGGTGCGCTGTAGAACGGGTACTCCGGCGCCACGACGGCACCGGTGGCGCCCACGCCGAGCTTGGCGGCGCGGACCGAGATCTCGGTCGTGTAGCTGCCGACGTACGAGCTGACGCTCTGTCGCAGCCCACCGGGCGCGCTGAGCCAGGCATAGGCCGCGGCCCCCGGGCACTCGGTGCCGACGACGTCACGGTGACCCGAGATGCGGTTGAGCGTCTTGCCGCCCAGCGAGTAGGTGCCGGTGGCGGGGACGCCGCCGATGCCGAAGCGCCACGCGATGAGCTTGACCACCGCGGCCTTGTTGGCGGACGTGGGTGCCGATGTCTGGAACGAGCCCATCATCGAGATGCCCATCGCATAGGTGTTGACCGACGCGTTGCCGGAGTGGGCGGCACGGACCTGCTTGTCGACGCCGCCGTTGCGACCCTCGAAGATCTGGCCGTACTTGTCGACCAGGAAGTTGTAGCCGATGTCGCACCACTTGCGCGACTTCATGTGATAGGCCTGCGTGGCCCGCACGATCGAGGCCGACTGCTCCCGGGTGTACGAGTTGGTGCCGGCGGTGTGGTGCACCACGGCGCCGAGGGTCTTGTCGACCACCGTCGGGCTGTCGCACTTGGTGTTCTTGGTGGCGCCCCAGCCGGACCGGTAGATGATGGCCGGACGGGGTGTGGCGGCCGCGGAGCTGGCCGTCATCGTGACGTCCGCGGTGCTGCTGTACATCGCGGGGCTCGTCGTGGCGGCGGGCGTCGCGCCCGGATCGATCGTGGAGACCTGCAGGCCGGCGGGACGCTGACCGGTGGGACTCGCGACGCGGACGGCGACGCCGTCGGCCGATCCGACCCACAGCGGCTCGGTGCCTGGACGACCGCCCTCGTCGTCGGACTCGACGTGCAGGTGCTGCCACGCGCCCCACACGCCCTCGCTGCGCAGCCGGACCTCGACGTCGATGCCCGTGGCGTCGAATCCCTCGTCCCAGGTGACGCCGACCATGCCGAACTCGTCCGTGCCGCGCGGGGGCAGCTCCGCCACGAGGTCGTCCTCGTGCGCGGCGCTCTGCACCGCCGCCGTGTCGGCCGGGGCCGGGACGGCCGTCGTCGAGACGGCAGCCGGTTCCGCCGCGGGCGCCACGACCTCGTCTGCTTGGGCACTGGACGATGACATGAAGGTCACGGACGTGGCCAGCACGGCCCCCGCGATCGCCCCCGAGAGATAACGCATGATGTAAACCCTAACCGCCGAACTGGTGTGACTGAAAACCTGTCTGAAACTACTGGAACCCGAACCAGTGGGACTTCAGACCGAACGCCCAGCGGGCGTCCGTGCCTGAGATCGTCTTGCTCGTGCGCGACCCCACGAGGGTCATGCTGCTGACCCGGCCGCCCCACGAGCCCCCGCCGGTGCGCCGCGTGATCGTGATCGACCGCAGCTTCCCGATCGTCGGGTACGCCTTCTGGATCTTGCTGGCCGTGACCGTCGTGGCCCACGTGTGGTTGGGGTTGCCGGCCCAGCCGTCGTACGGATCGGCGGCGGCCGACAGGTACGGCTGCGAGCCGGCGGCCGTGCGCCCGCCTGACGACGACGAGAACTGCGTCAGCGCCGGGGCGCCGCGGTAGCTCACGTACTGGCCGCTCGTGGCGCGTGCCGCGGCGTCGGTGGTCGCGGTCTCCCGCGACGCTCCGCCGTACACCTGGCACGCGGTGGTGCTGCAGATGTCGTAGTAGCGCGCCGGCGACATGCTGCGGACGCCGAAGGTCCGCGCGGCAACCGCCTGCGCCTTCAGCGCCTCCGGCGCCCAGGTCGCGGGCATCTCGGCCGCGATCACGCCGCGGACGTAGTGCTCGATCGGCAGCACGTTGACCGTGTCGCGGGCCGTGGATCCCTTCGACGGCACCGCCGACCGGATGGCGCCGCGGTACTTGACCACGGAGCCGCCGGGCAGCATCAGGCTGATCTTCGAGGGCCCCTCGAACTGCCCGTCACCGGTCCACTTGATGTTCTTGTAGCCGCGGTACCCGCCGGTCGTGCGGTACTGCAGGGCCGATTGCGTCTTGCGCGACGACACCCGCACGATGCGCCAGTTCTTGACCTTGGCGCCACCGATCTTCGTCGGCAGGGACTTCTTGTACGAGCTGGTGAGCTTGCGGAACACCAGGCCGGAGGCCGGCTTGACGTCCACGGCGTCGGAGGTGTCCTGCGAGATCAGCACACGGATGTTGCCCGAGCGCTTCGCGAGCGACGTCCCGGGGTAGTACGTGGCCAGGATCTGGTCGTACGGGACTCCGGCCTTCGCCGCGCCCTGGGCGCCGTACTGGCTCATCCCGATGCCGTGTCCGTAGCCATGCCCGTTGAACGTGATCCGGCCCGAGGCGGGCACCGTCACGGTGTTGGCAGATCCGGTGGGAGCAGCGGGTTCGGGCATGAGGGCGGCAGGCGCCGTGGACGTCTTCTTGACCGCACCCGTGGCCAGGTTGAAGCCCTTGAGCGCGGAGTAGCTGCCCTTCAGCGAGCCGTTGACCGCGCGGATCTTGGCGTAGTAGTCGGTGTCCTTGGTCGGCTTCAGCTTCGGGACCAGCGCCGTGGTGGCTGCGACCCCGGTGACCGAGCGCGCGCAGGACTTGGAGGTCTTCGACGCGTACAGGCAGATGTCGTAGCTCGTCGCGCCCGCGACACCGCCCCAGGTCAGGCGGGCGGAGTGCTTTCCGGCCTTGACCGTGATCTTGCCGACCTTCGCGGGCTTCTTGGTGGCGCCGGTGGTGCCGCTCTCGCTGATGACACCGCCGGCGCTGGTGTAGGCCCTGGTCTGGCCGGTCGCCGCATTCGACGTGATGTACCCGGTCGCGAAGTTCGCCCGGGAGATGCCCGCGGCGTCCGTCATGGTCGACGACGTCGGCACGCCCAGCGCGCTCGCGGTCTCGCCGAGATTGGCGTAGGCCGTCGCGATCGCACCCTGCAGCGTGTGCACCGAGCTGCCCACCTGGTAGATGCGACCCGCGGCGAACACCTGGCGGGTGGCGCCGGCGATCGTGGCCGGATCGCTCGCCGGGTAGCCGAGCACACCGGTGCGCGACTTGAGCCGGTCGTACTCGGCACGGATGGGGCCGGAGACGTAGAACGCCGCAGCGCTGTTGCCCTGGGAGTAGATGTCGACGAGCTTGGCCCGCAGCCGGCTGCCGGCCGAGGACTTCGCCTCGCCGACGAAGATCGCGCCGGTGACGCCGGTGCCGAGGGCGGTGTACTTGGCCTTGACCGGCGTCGAGTACGCCGCCAGGTAGGCCGCGACGCGGTCACGCAGGCCGCCGGACTCCGAGAGCCATGCATATCCGTGCGTGCCCGGGCAGCCGGTGCTGACGACGTTGCGGTGCCCCGCGATCATGTTGAGCTTCTTGCCGCCCAGCGAGTAGGTGCCCTTGGCCGGCAGGTACGTCGTGCCCATGCGCCAGCCGATGAGCTTGACCATCGCATCCTTCAGCGCGGCCTGGGGCTTGGTCTTGTCGTAGTTGCCCATCATCGAGACACCCATGGTGTAGGTGTTGACGGCGGCATTGCCCGAGTGGGCGGCACGGATGGCGCGGTCGATGCCCCCGCGGCGGCCCTCGAAGATCTGGCCGTACTTGTCGACCAGGAAGTTGTAGCCGACGTCGCACCACTTGCGCGACTTCACGTGGTACGCCTGCACCGCGCGGACGATCGAGGCGGACTGCGCCTTGGTGTAGCTGTTGGAGCCCGCCGTGTGGTGCACGACGACGCCGCGCGTGGTGTCGCCGGCTGCAGGGGTGTCGCACGGCGTCCCGGCCGATGCGCCCCAGGCGCTGCGGCTGATGATCGCCGGCTGCGGGGTGTAGGCCGGAGCCCCGTCGCTGGTCGCGGTCGTCGTCGCGCGGGCCACGCCGTCCAGCGGGGCGGCGTAGGAGGCGCCGGAGACGCCCGAGGCGGTGTCGGCGCTGCCCGGGTCGATCGTGGCGATGCGGACGTCCTGCGGGGTGCCGGACACGCTGGTGACGCGGGCCGCGACGCCGTCGGCGTCATCGACCCACAGCGGCTCGGTGCCGGGCACGCCACCCTCGTCATCGTCCTCGACCTCCAGCGGCGTCCACTCCGACCACGTGCCGGCGGTGCGGGTGCGGACCTCGACCTGGACGCCCGTCGCCGGGCCGTCGGCCCACGTCACGCCGATCATCCGGAATCCAGACGTGGGCGTCTTCGGCAGCTCGGCCACGAGAGTGCCGGCCGAGGGTGCCTCGGCAGCTGCGGGGGCGCTGGTCCGCGCCTGCGGCACGACCGGCACCGCGGTGGACGTGACATCGACCGGCGGCGCCGTCACCGCGGGTGCGACGGCGCCGGGACCGGCACCGGTCACCTCGGTGCCGGCGGCGTGGGCAGAGGAGGGCATGAGCGTGCCCACGCCCACCACGACAGCGATCGTGAGGGTGGACGTACGTCGTGCCGCGCGCCAGGAAAGCATGGGGGAAGTCCATTCCTGTGACTGATGTTTCTGGTGTGACCAGAGTGGTCGCCGGATGATTATGCTCACACAATTTGCCGAAATGCGACCGAAAATCGGAGTTGCTCGGAACTACAACGGTGTCATTCCTGCGGTTGCAGGGGTGGACGCCGAGACGATGTCGGAGGCGTCAGTCGAGCCGGTGCAACCGGCGGGCCGCCTCGGCCACCGAGCCGGACATCGAGGGGTAGACCGTGAAGGCGTCCGCCACCTGGTCGACGGTCAACGAGGAGGACACCGCCAGCGACAGCGCGTGGATCAGCTCGCTGGCGCGCGGAGCGACCACCACTCCCCCGACCACGATGCCCACGCCGCGCCGGCAGAAGATCTTGACGAAGCCGTCGTGGACTCCCTGCATCTTGGCGCGGGGGTTCGAGGCCAGCGGCAGCATCGCGACATCGATCTGCAGATCACTGCCCTCGACCTGCTGCTGCGACATGCCGACCGTCGCGATCTCCGGTGAGGTGAAGACATTGCTGGAGACCTTGGTCAGGTCGAGCGGGCGCACGGCGTCACCGAGCAGGTGCGACATGGCGATCCGACCCTGCTGGGCGGCGACGGAGGCCAGCATCAGGACGCCCGTGCAGTCACCGGCGGCGTAGATCCCGCGCACGCTGGTGCGGGACACCCGGTCGACCTTGATGAACCCGCCGTCGTCGAGCACGACGCCCACGTCCTCCAGGCCGAGGCCCGCGGTGTTGGGGATCGAGCCGAGCGCCAGCAGGCAGTGCGAGCCCTCGACGGTCCGCCCGTCGGTCAGCGTCACGAGGACGCCGGTCTCCGTGCGCGCGACCGAGGCCATGCGGGAGTTGCCCATCACCGTCATGCCGCGCCGCGTGAAGACGTCCTCGATGACATTGGCGGCGTCGACGTCCTCGCCGGGCAGCACCCGGTCGCGGCTCGACACGAGGGTGACCGCGGCACCGAGGCCGTTGTAGGCACTGGCGAACTCCGCGCCCGTGACACCCGAGCCGACCACGATCATGTGCTCGGGCAGCTCCTGCAGTCCGTAGACCTGCTCCCAGGTGAGGATGCGCTCCCCATCGGGCTGCGCATCGGCGCTGACCCGGGGATGCGCGCCCGTCGCGACGAGGATGGCATCGCTCTCGATGCGGCGCGGGCCGTCCGCGGTCTCGGCGACGACGACGCCGGGGGCCTCGATCATCGCGGTGCCGGAGATCATCGTGACCCCGCTGGCGGTGAGGCGGTGGGCGATGTCGGCCGACTGGGCCTGGGCCAGGGAGAGCACGCGGGCGTCGACGGACGCCAGATCGGCGCGGATCGATGCGGGCACCTGCACGCCCAGCTCGCCGGCGGTGCTGACGTCGGTCAGCAGGTCAGAGGTCGCGATGAGGGTCTTGCTGGGCACGCAGTCGGTCAGGACCGTGGACCCGCCGATGCCGTCACGCTCGACGAGCGTGACCTCTGCACCCAGCCTTGCGGCGACCAGCGCCGCCTCGTATCCACCAGGTCCGCCGCCGACGATCGTTACATGAGCCACCTCGCCATTGTCGCTCACCGCACCAGCCGCGGGCGAATCGCCTGCCGGGCGCTAGCGCGCGTACCGGTCCAGGTGCGTCGTCATCTCGGCGAAGATGCCGCCATTGAGGGCGAAGGCGACCTTGACCTCGTCGAGGACGCGCTGACGCTCGGCCTCGTCGAGCGGCAGGCCGTCCAGCCGGGCCCGGTAGTCGTCCTTGTAGACCTTGGGCTTGGTGATGGCGTCGAACTCGTAGAAGGCGACCCCGGCCCCGTCGAGGCCGAACTCGCGGCTGATGATGCGCCCGATCGCCTGGCCGCCGGACAGGTCGCCGAGGTAGCGCGTGTAGTGGTGCGCCACGAACAGTCCGCCCCACTCGGCCGACGCCCGGATGCGCGCGACATAGGCATCCGTGGCCGGGCTCTGGACGTCGACGCGTCCCCAGTGGTCGAGATCGGCATCGATCGTGCCGAGCCGCTCGATCGCGGGATCGATCACCGCCGAGGCCAGCGGGTCGTCGGCCAGCTCGGCCGCCGTGGTCTCGAGGGCCTCGTACACCCGGCGCAGGAGGGTCAGGAAGTGCGTGTATCCGGCCTCGTTGATGCGTCCGGCCATCAGCTCGGACATGAAGTCCGAACCCTCGGCCGCGGTGTGCTCCGACCGCGAACCCGTGCGCAGCAGGGCCGACAGGGAGATCGCCTGGTTCTCGGCGGTGACGGTCATGGATGGCTCCTGGCTGTGGGGAAAACGGATGTCCGAAGGATTATGACACAAAGTCAGCATGTTCTGACAGAGTGTCAGCACAAAAGCTTCTTAGGCGAGCCTTCCTAATGTTAGTCTACCCTTGCTTACCGGTCGGGGGGCCGCAAAATCACGCAGAGATGAGGAAACAGAAACGTGCATCGCCTTGCTCGCGCCCTGCCGATCCGAGCCGCGGCCGCCGTTCTGGCGATGGGTCTCGTGGCGTCCTGCGGAACCGGATCGGACACCGGCAGCGCCTCCGAGGAGGGGAAGGCGGTCGATCTGGCGTCGGCCTCGCTGCTGGACGACCCGAAGGGCTACGTGGGCCCTGCGCACGCCCCCATGCCGGAGACCGCGATCGACCCGGTCGCGGACGACCCCACTCCCCGCCTGCCCGCCACGGTGACCGACAGCCAGGGCACCAAGGTCACCGTGACCGATGCCAGCCGCATCCTCGCGCTCGACATCTACGGCACCATCTCCCAGACGGTCTTCGAGCTCGGCCTCGGTGACCGCGTCGTCGGACGTGACGTGTCGACCCAGTTCGCCGAGGCCAAGAAGCTGCCACTGGTCACCAGCAGTGGCCACGACCTGAACGCCGAGGCGATCCTCGAGCTCGACCCGACCGTCATCCTGACGGACACCTCGCTGGGCCCGTGGGACGTCGTCCTGCAGATGCGCGATGCCGGCATCCCCGTCGTCGTCGTCGACCCCAGCCGCAGCCTCGACAACGTGGGCAGCCTGACCCAGGAGATTGCCGACGCCCTGGGCGTGGGCCCGGAGGGCGAGATCCTGGCCGACCGGATCTCCCAGCAGACCGCCAAGACCGCAGCCGCGATCGCCGCGGTCGCGCCGTCGGACGTGAAGGACAAGCTGCGCACGGTCTTCCTGTACGTGCGTGGCCAGGCCGGCGTCTACTACATGTTCGGGCAGGACTCCGGCGCTGACGGCCTGATCGAGGCACTGGGTGGCTACGACGTCAGCGGCGAGATCGCCTGGAAGGGCATGAAGCCGGTCAACGACGAGGGCATCATCTCCGCGCAGCCCGATCTGATCCTGATGATGTCCGACGGGCTCAGCTCGGTGGGCGGCGTCGACGGGCTGCTCGACCGGTTGCCCGCGATCGCGCAGACCCCGGCGGGCAAGAACCGGCGCATCGTCGACATGCGCGACAACGCGATCCTGAGCTTCGGCCCCCGCACCGCGGACATCCTCAACTCGCTGGCCGTCGCGATCTACGCACCCGAGTCGCTGTCGTGACGGCCACGATGCCGGAGCGTCGCACGACGCCCGACACCGACCTGCCGGCGCTGCCGGCCAGCCGGTCACGACTCGTGACCGCGGTGTTCGTGGTGCTGCTCGTCGCCGCGGCCGTCCTGACGGTGTTCGCCGCCGGACGCGGACAGCTGGAAATTCCGGCCGGTGAGGTGTGGGGCTCGATCATGCACCGGCTGGGGCTGGACCTCGGGACGATGCCGACCCACCCGCAGGGCGACAACACGCTGTGGCAGGTGCGGTTCCCACGCATCGCCATGGCGCTGCTGGTGGGCGCAGCCCTCGCGGCGGCCGGGACGATGATGCAAGGCATCTTCGGCAACCCCCTGGCCGAGCCCAGCGTCGTGGGGGTGTCGACCGGTGCGGCCTTCGCGGCGGCTGTCGTCATCGTCTTCCAGATCCAGTTCCTCGGCAGCTGGACGGTGGCGCTGTTCGCCTTCGTCGGCGGCCTGGTGACGACCCTGGCGGTCTACTTCTTGTCGCGTGCCGACGGACGCACCGAGGTCGTGACGCTGGTGCTCACCGGCATCGCGGTCAACGCGGTGTGCAGCGCCGGCCTGGCGATGATGATCTTCCTCGGCGACACCGCCGCGCGCGAGCAGATCATCTTCTGGCAGCTCGGCAGCCTGAACGGCACCCGCTGGGACCACGTCTGGGTCGTCGCGCCCCTGGTGGTCCTGGGCATCGTCGGCACGATGCTCATGGCCCGCAAGCTCGACGTCCTGTCCCTGGGTGATCGTGCCGCGCGCCACGTCGGCATCGACGTCGAACGGCTGCGGCTCGTGGCGATCGTGCTGGTCGCCCTGCTGACCGCGGCCGCCGTGGCCTTCGCCGGCATCATCGCCTTCGTCGGCCTGGTCGTCCCCCACCTCATGCGGATGATCCTCGGACCGGGCCACCGCGTGCTCGTCCCGGCCAGCGCCCTGGCGGGAGCGGTGCTGCTGCTCGGTGCCGACCTGATCGCCCGCACCGCGATGGCCTACGCCGATCTGCCGATCGGCATGCTGACCTCGCTCGTCGGCGGTCCGTTCTTCTTCTGGCTGCTGCGACGCACGCGCAAGAGTGCCGGCGGATGGGCGTGAATGACATGACACTCCAGCTCACCGACGTCTCTGCCGAGCTCGGCGGACACCCCGTCCTGCACGACGTGACCCTCGAGGTCCGTCCCGGCGAGCTCGTCGCGCTCGTCGGCCCCAACGGCGCGGGCAAGACGACGCTGCTCAGCGTCATGGCCGGCGACATCACCCCCACCTCGGGCACCGCCTGCCTGGACGGGACGGAGCTGCGCCGCTGGAAGATCGCGGACCTGGCGCGCGAGCGGGCGGTGCTCCCGCAGGAGCAGCGGCTCGCCTTCGGCTTCCGCGTCGTCGACGTCGTCCGGATGGGACGCGCGCCGTGGGCGCGTCGCCCCGAGGAGGATCTGGACGACGTCATCGTGGCCGAGTCGATGCGACAGACCGATGTCGACGCCATGGCCGACCGCGCCTTCCCGACGCTGTCCGGCGGCGAGAAGGCCCGCACCTCGTTCGCGCGGGTCCTGGCCCAGCAGACCTCGCTGGTGCTGCTGGACGAGCCGACCGCCGCCCTGGACATCCGGCACTCCGAGCAGGTCCTGTCACGGGCCCGCCGGCTGGCCGCCGACGGTCATGCCGTCGTGGCGGTGCTGCACGACCTGACCGTCGCGGCCGCGCACGCCGACCGCATCTGCGTCCTGGCCGACGGGCGCCTGCGTGCCGACGGACCACCCGCGCAGGTGCTGACGCCCGAGCTCGTCGCGGAGGTCTACGGCCATCCCGTTGACGTCATCACCCATCAAGGACGCACGATTGTCCTGCCCCACCTCGTCCCCATCGATCAGGAGGCCTCATGCGCACCCGTGCACTAGGCACCGTCCTCGCCTCGGCCGTCGTCGCGACGGCCCTGCTGGCGCCCACCGCGGCCCACGCCGCCGGCAGCGTGTCCGTCCGCAACGAGCAGGGCAAGGCGGAGGCCGACACGACCTACTCGACCACGATCACGGTCACGGGGTCGGGCTTCCAGTCCGTCAAGAACGCCCACGGCGGAGTGTACGTCGCCTTCGGCACGGTCTCCGGCACGTGGCGGCCCAGTCAGGGCGGGGTCACCGGCAAGAACTACCGCTACGTCCCCGACACGGAGGCGAAGGGCAACAAGGGCTACCTGCGCTATGTCGCCTTCCCCGGCAGCGACACCGCGGCCAGCGCCAACGGAGGGACGCTCAAGAACGGCCGGTTCACGACGACGCTGACGATCCCCGGGCCGAAGTTCCAGACGTACGACCGCAACAACAACGTCACGACGGTCGACTGCCTGAAGGTGCGCTGCGGTGTCATCACCTTCGGCGCCCACGGCGTCAAGAACGCCAACAACGAGACGTTCACCCCGGTCAAGTTCACCAAGCTCTCCGGTGCCCAGGCGGTCACGGAGCCCGAGTCCCAGACCGAGGCGGAGTCCCAGACCCAGACCGAGCCCGAGAACGCCGAGGAGCCCTCGCCCGCCGCGGCCACGCTCGTCACCCCCGCGCCGCCGGCGAGCAGGAAGGCCACCGGGGCGATCACGATCGACCGCCGCACCGCGGTGCAGGGACGGGTGATGGCCTTCACCGCCGTCGGATTCGCGCCGGGCGAGCAGGTCATCGCCGTGCTCGACGACGGTGTCGCGGCGGTCG includes these proteins:
- a CDS encoding SpoIID/LytB domain-containing protein, whose translation is MLSWRAARRTSTLTIAVVVGVGTLMPSSAHAAGTEVTGAGPGAVAPAVTAPPVDVTSTAVPVVPQARTSAPAAAEAPSAGTLVAELPKTPTSGFRMIGVTWADGPATGVQVEVRTRTAGTWSEWTPLEVEDDDEGGVPGTEPLWVDDADGVAARVTSVSGTPQDVRIATIDPGSADTASGVSGASYAAPLDGVARATTTATSDGAPAYTPQPAIISRSAWGASAGTPCDTPAAGDTTRGVVVHHTAGSNSYTKAQSASIVRAVQAYHVKSRKWCDVGYNFLVDKYGQIFEGRRGGIDRAIRAAHSGNAAVNTYTMGVSMMGNYDKTKPQAALKDAMVKLIGWRMGTTYLPAKGTYSLGGKKLNMIAGHRNVVSTGCPGTHGYAWLSESGGLRDRVAAYLAAYSTPVKAKYTALGTGVTGAIFVGEAKSSAGSRLRAKLVDIYSQGNSAAAFYVSGPIRAEYDRLKSRTGVLGYPASDPATIAGATRQVFAAGRIYQVGSSVHTLQGAIATAYANLGETASALGVPTSSTMTDAAGISRANFATGYITSNAATGQTRAYTSAGGVISESGTTGATKKPAKVGKITVKAGKHSARLTWGGVAGATSYDICLYASKTSKSCARSVTGVAATTALVPKLKPTKDTDYYAKIRAVNGSLKGSYSALKGFNLATGAVKKTSTAPAALMPEPAAPTGSANTVTVPASGRITFNGHGYGHGIGMSQYGAQGAAKAGVPYDQILATYYPGTSLAKRSGNIRVLISQDTSDAVDVKPASGLVFRKLTSSYKKSLPTKIGGAKVKNWRIVRVSSRKTQSALQYRTTGGYRGYKNIKWTGDGQFEGPSKISLMLPGGSVVKYRGAIRSAVPSKGSTARDTVNVLPIEHYVRGVIAAEMPATWAPEALKAQAVAARTFGVRSMSPARYYDICSTTACQVYGGASRETATTDAAARATSGQYVSYRGAPALTQFSSSSGGRTAAGSQPYLSAAADPYDGWAGNPNHTWATTVTASKIQKAYPTIGKLRSITITRRTGGGSWGGRVSSMTLVGSRTSKTISGTDARWAFGLKSHWFGFQ
- a CDS encoding heme ABC transporter ATP-binding protein, with protein sequence MTLQLTDVSAELGGHPVLHDVTLEVRPGELVALVGPNGAGKTTLLSVMAGDITPTSGTACLDGTELRRWKIADLARERAVLPQEQRLAFGFRVVDVVRMGRAPWARRPEEDLDDVIVAESMRQTDVDAMADRAFPTLSGGEKARTSFARVLAQQTSLVLLDEPTAALDIRHSEQVLSRARRLAADGHAVVAVLHDLTVAAAHADRICVLADGRLRADGPPAQVLTPELVAEVYGHPVDVITHQGRTIVLPHLVPIDQEASCAPVH
- a CDS encoding FecCD family ABC transporter permease; translated protein: MPERRTTPDTDLPALPASRSRLVTAVFVVLLVAAAVLTVFAAGRGQLEIPAGEVWGSIMHRLGLDLGTMPTHPQGDNTLWQVRFPRIAMALLVGAALAAAGTMMQGIFGNPLAEPSVVGVSTGAAFAAAVVIVFQIQFLGSWTVALFAFVGGLVTTLAVYFLSRADGRTEVVTLVLTGIAVNAVCSAGLAMMIFLGDTAAREQIIFWQLGSLNGTRWDHVWVVAPLVVLGIVGTMLMARKLDVLSLGDRAARHVGIDVERLRLVAIVLVALLTAAAVAFAGIIAFVGLVVPHLMRMILGPGHRVLVPASALAGAVLLLGADLIARTAMAYADLPIGMLTSLVGGPFFFWLLRRTRKSAGGWA
- a CDS encoding heme/hemin ABC transporter substrate-binding protein; the encoded protein is MHRLARALPIRAAAAVLAMGLVASCGTGSDTGSASEEGKAVDLASASLLDDPKGYVGPAHAPMPETAIDPVADDPTPRLPATVTDSQGTKVTVTDASRILALDIYGTISQTVFELGLGDRVVGRDVSTQFAEAKKLPLVTSSGHDLNAEAILELDPTVILTDTSLGPWDVVLQMRDAGIPVVVVDPSRSLDNVGSLTQEIADALGVGPEGEILADRISQQTAKTAAAIAAVAPSDVKDKLRTVFLYVRGQAGVYYMFGQDSGADGLIEALGGYDVSGEIAWKGMKPVNDEGIISAQPDLILMMSDGLSSVGGVDGLLDRLPAIAQTPAGKNRRIVDMRDNAILSFGPRTADILNSLAVAIYAPESLS
- a CDS encoding N-acetylmuramoyl-L-alanine amidase codes for the protein MRYLSGAIAGAVLATSVTFMSSSSAQADEVVAPAAEPAAVSTTAVPAPADTAAVQSAAHEDDLVAELPPRGTDEFGMVGVTWDEGFDATGIDVEVRLRSEGVWGAWQHLHVESDDEGGRPGTEPLWVGSADGVAVRVASPTGQRPAGLQVSTIDPGATPAATTSPAMYSSTADVTMTASSAAATPRPAIIYRSGWGATKNTKCDSPTVVDKTLGAVVHHTAGTNSYTREQSASIVRATQAYHMKSRKWCDIGYNFLVDKYGQIFEGRNGGVDKQVRAAHSGNASVNTYAMGISMMGSFQTSAPTSANKAAVVKLIAWRFGIGGVPATGTYSLGGKTLNRISGHRDVVGTECPGAAAYAWLSAPGGLRQSVSSYVGSYTTEISVRAAKLGVGATGAVVAPEYPFYSAPGGTKARYKKIDIISSPMGTYSIGDVVRSRYNSLSAQSGALGVPTGIITTTKRSQVRHQRFHHGTIYRVKRKNKKLAAFALYGRLENKYRSLNEASGKLGVPTKTHKKLSGGRERAWFTKGTLTLEKNGRVTVSVKK
- a CDS encoding NAD(P)H-quinone dehydrogenase, translating into MAHVTIVGGGPGGYEAALVAARLGAEVTLVERDGIGGSTVLTDCVPSKTLIATSDLLTDVSTAGELGVQVPASIRADLASVDARVLSLAQAQSADIAHRLTASGVTMISGTAMIEAPGVVVAETADGPRRIESDAILVATGAHPRVSADAQPDGERILTWEQVYGLQELPEHMIVVGSGVTGAEFASAYNGLGAAVTLVSSRDRVLPGEDVDAANVIEDVFTRRGMTVMGNSRMASVARTETGVLVTLTDGRTVEGSHCLLALGSIPNTAGLGLEDVGVVLDDGGFIKVDRVSRTSVRGIYAAGDCTGVLMLASVAAQQGRIAMSHLLGDAVRPLDLTKVSSNVFTSPEIATVGMSQQQVEGSDLQIDVAMLPLASNPRAKMQGVHDGFVKIFCRRGVGIVVGGVVVAPRASELIHALSLAVSSSLTVDQVADAFTVYPSMSGSVAEAARRLHRLD
- a CDS encoding biliverdin-producing heme oxygenase; translation: MTVTAENQAISLSALLRTGSRSEHTAAEGSDFMSELMAGRINEAGYTHFLTLLRRVYEALETTAAELADDPLASAVIDPAIERLGTIDADLDHWGRVDVQSPATDAYVARIRASAEWGGLFVAHHYTRYLGDLSGGQAIGRIISREFGLDGAGVAFYEFDAITKPKVYKDDYRARLDGLPLDEAERQRVLDEVKVAFALNGGIFAEMTTHLDRYAR